From the genome of Triticum aestivum cultivar Chinese Spring chromosome 3B, IWGSC CS RefSeq v2.1, whole genome shotgun sequence, one region includes:
- the LOC123065314 gene encoding putative cyclin-dependent kinase F-2 has product MAFTCKRPAASLDGHASQKRRRVVVGTTYDYDQESCLGRGKFGAVVKARCRATRQLVAIKSLHDPADPHEVLREARFLEACGGHPHIVGFRGVTLDYVTDELCLVMDYVKGQSLKLLLSERPGGLPEATVCTFMWQLLTAAKKMHRCHVVHRDINPANILVGGEVVKICDFGVAMSMSEAPPYEEEVGMGEYRAPEMLLGKQDYDALVDTWSLGCVMAEMLSGKRIFQAAEFISLFQRIFQVVGVPDDTTWPGFTSLPHAAPPPLVPGQQSTLRDLFPEETLSAEGFEVLNGLLTCNPDKRLTAAAALKLPWFATAAANAHPSAAAKIDTMAVSIKEEVVEFAPLMPPRKRVTAKKTLIRKKAPLIVPPAQ; this is encoded by the coding sequence ATGGCGTTCACCTGCAAGCGACCCGCCGCGTCCCTCGACGGCCACGCCAGCCAGAAGAGGAGGCGCGTCGTCGTCGGGACCACCTATGACTACGACCAGGAGTCGTGCCTCGGCCGAGGCAAGTTCGGCGCCGTCGTCAAGGCGCGGTGCCGCGCCACCCGCCAGCTCGTCGCCATCAAGTCCCTCCACGACCCCGCCGACCCCCACGAGGTGCTGCGGGAGGCCCGCTTCCTCGAGGCGTGCGGCGGCCACCCGCACATCGTCGGCTTTCGCGGCGTCACGCTCGACTACGTGACCGACGAGCTCTGCCTCGTCATGGACTACGTCAAGGGCCAGAGCCTCAAGCTTCTCCTGAGCGAGAGGCCCGGCGGGCTCCCGGAGGCCACGGTGTGCACCTTCATGTGGCAGCTCCTCACGGCCGCCAAGAAGATGCACCGGTGCCACGTCGTGCACCGCGACATCAATCCTGCCAACATCCTCGTCGGAGGGGAAGTCGTCAAGATCTGCGACTTCGGCGTCGCCATGTCCATGTCGGAGGCGCCGCCGTACGAGGAGGAGGTTGGCATGGGCGAGTACCGGGCGCCCGAGATGCTCCTCGGAAAACAGGACTACGACGCGCTCGTCGACACATGGTCTCTTGGGTGCGTCATGGCGGAGATGCTCTCGGGCAAGAGGATTTTCCAGGCCGCCGAATTCATATCTCTGTTCCAAAGGATCTTCCAAGTGGTGGGCGTGCCAGACGACACGACGTGGCCGGGGTTCACGTCGCTgccgcacgccgccccgccgccgctggtgccgggGCAGCAGAGCACGCTGCGAGATTTGTTCCCGGAGGAGACGCTGTCCGCGGAGGGATTCGAGGTCCTCAACGGTCTTCTTACATGCAACCCCGACAAGCGGCTGACGGCGGCCGCCGCGCTGAAGCTCCCGTGGTTCGCCACCGCTGCTGCAAACGCCCACCCTTCTGCTGCTGCCAAGATCGACACGATGGCCGTGTCCAtaaaggaggaggtggtggagttcGCTCCGTTGATGCCTCCGAGAAAGAGAGTCACGGCCAAGAAGACGTTGATCAGGAAGAAGGCGCCGCTGATCGTTCCACCGGCGCAGTGA